The DNA region CATCGACACGCTGGTGTTGGGCGCGCACAGGTCAAACCCGGCATACAGCTTTTTCATGTCGTCCAGCGTGCAGATGCTGACCCCCGACTCACCCACTTTGCCGTAAATGTCCGGTCGTTCGTCCGGATCTTCCCCGTACAGGGTGACGCTGTCGAAAGCGGTGGACAGGCGTTTGGCCGAATCGTTCCTGGACAGGTAATGGAATCGCTTGTTGGTCCGTTCCGGGGTTCCCTCTCCGGCAAACTGGCGCTTCGGATCTTCGTCCGTCCGCTTCAGCGGGAAGACTCCCGCGGTGAACGGGAAGCGTCCGGGAAGGTTTTCCTTGTGCAGCCAGCGCAGCAGCTCTCCCCAGTCGCGGAACTTGGGCAGTGCCACCTTGGGAACCTTGGTGCCGGCCAGCGTCTCGGTGAAGAGCGGAGAGCGGATTTCCCGGTCGCGCACCTTGGTCACCAGTTCCGGCTGACGGTACATTTCCGCGATGTTCGGCCATTCATCAAGCAGCTTCCGGTTTTCCGGAGTGAGGCGCTCCTCGATCTCGCGGATTTTGGCTTTCAGCCGTTCGCGGAGTCCGTCGGCGTCTTTTTCCCCGCTCAGCAGTTCTTCCGTCCCTTTCAGTTGATACAGGCGGGAGGCCAGCTCGCTTTGCTGCTTCGAATCTTCGTGATACTTGCGGACGGTCTGGGCGATTTCCCGCAGGTAATACGTCCGCTCCGGCGGAATGATGTGGCGCACCTCCGGTTTTTGCCCCTTCACTTCCAACTTGGATTCCCAGTCGGTGCCCGTCTTTTTGTTGATGGTGTCGATCAGGGCCCGGTAGAAGAGGTTGGTGCCGGGGTCGTTGAACCGGCTGGCCATGGTGCCGTAGACGGGAATGTCCTCATCCGGCTCGTGGAACAGATTGTGGTTGCGCCGGTATTGTTTTTTCACGTCCCGCAGGGCATCTTCGGACCCTTTGCGGTCGAATTTGTTGATCGCCACCAAATCGGCGAAATCCAGCATTTCGATCTTTTCCAGCTGGGACGGGGCCCCGTATTCGGAAGTCATGACGTATACGGCCACGTCGCTGACGCCGACGATGTCGGAGTTGCCCTGCCCGATGCCGCTCGTCTCCACGATCACCAGGTCATGGCCGGTCCGTTTGGCGATCTCGATCGTTTCCCGGATGCCGCCGGACAATTCGGAGCGGGTGCGGCGGGTGGCCAGCGAACGCATGTACACGTTCGGGTGATTCACCGAGTTCATGCGAATCCGGTCCCCCAGCAGTGCTCCGCCCGATTTTTGTTTCGACGGATCGACCGACAGTACGGCCACCCGCTTGTCCGGAAAATCATTGACGAAGCGACGCACCAGTTCATCGGTGAGCGAGCTCTTGCCCGCGCCGCCCGTGCCGGTGATGCCGACGACGGGAATCACCTTTTCGACTCCGGAGGACCGTTTCAATTCCTCCAGCACCGTGGAAGCCGTCTCTTTCAGGCTTTCCTGTTCGGCCGCCTCTTCCACCAGCGTGATCAGACGGGCGATCGCTTGCTTGTCGCCGGACAGGGCACGCGCCGGCTCATCGGTGATTCCGCGAACGACGGAGAAGTCGGTTTCCCGGATCATGTGATTGATGATCCCCTGGAGCCCCATCTCCCGTCCGTCCTGCGGAGAGAAGATCTTGGCCACGCCGTACGCTTCCAGTTCGCGAATCTCCCGGGGAACGATCACACCGCCGCCTCCGCCGAACACCTTGATGTGGGAAGCTCCGCGCTCCCGCAGGAGATCGATCATATACTTGAAAAATTCCATGTGACCGCCCTGATAGGAAGAGACGGCGATGCCCTGTACGTCCTCCTGAATGGCGGCCTTGACGATTTCATCGACGGACCGGTTGTGACCGAGGTGGATCACTTCGACGCCCGACGCCTGAAGCAAGCGCCGGAACAGGTTGATGGAGGCGTCGTGTCCGTCAAAGAGCGACGCCGCCGTCACAAACCGGATGTTATGTTTCGGTTTGATCGCTTCCGTTTCCATTCCGCTTCCCTCCTGCCGTGAATTCTCCCAGCAAAAGCTGCATCTGTTTGTCCGTGAACGTGTCCAGGTCGTAGTGGCGCCCCAGCGACCAGTGCCGGAAGGTCCACATTTGACCCATGACCATGATGTTGTGGGCCATCAGTTTGATGGACGAGGGGTCGACACGGATCGTGCCGTCGCGCTCTCCTTTTTCGAGAATCCGCTCAAAGATGCCGGTGATCTCTTCCTCTTTGGAAAGCACGTATTTCATCTGCTCCTTCGGCAGCGACTTGGTTTCCTGATAAATGAGGAGCACGAGCTGCCGCATCTCATCCATCACACGGAACAGCTGCCGGAGCGATTTGCGAAGGGATTCGATGCCGGAATCCTTTTCCGACACCGCTTCCTTCAATCGCGACTCCAGTTCGGAGTGAATGTGTTCGCACACCAGGTAGAGAACGTCTTCCTTGCTTTGAATGTATTCATACATCGTGCCGATCGACAGACCGCATTCCCGGGCAATTTCACGCGTGGTCGTCCGGTGGAACCCCTTTTCCACGAACAGCCGGACGGCCCCGTCAATGATTTGCCGCCTTCGTTGCTGAATGAGTCTCCGGTCCTTGATCATCGAGGGAATCAGCTTCTCTTTGTCCACCCGGAGCGTCACCTCCCGCTCTGCCCGCGCAGAGTCCGTTTCATCCACTCCACGGCCACTTCACCGGGCTTTTTCAGACGCCTCGCCACGCTTTGCAAATCTTCCTGAAACTTCGGGTCCGCCCAGATTTCCTCCAGTCGCTTGCGGAACTCTTCTTCCATCCGCTGCCTCACTTCGTTCTCCAGCCGGAGGCGGCGACGCCGGTCCCACTCTCCGGAAGCAACCTGAAACTCCCGGTGCTCCTCCAGCTTTTCATACCAGTCGGAAATCCCTTCATCCCGGGTGGCCACCGTTTCAATGATGGGCGGCCTCCAGTCGGCATCGTGTTTGGACAGATCCAATAAATCTTCGATCTCCGCCCGGAGCCGTTTCGTTCCCGGCAAATCCGCCTTGTTGATCACGAACAGGTCGGCGATCTCCATGATGCCGGCCTTGAACACCTGCACCACGTCGCCGGCCGTCGGATTGAGCACCAGCACCACGGTGTCGGCCAGATGCATGATGTCCAGTTCCGCCTGGCCCACGCCCACCGTCTCGATGAGGATCACGTCATAGCCCGCCGCATCCAGCACCATCACGGCTTCCCGGGCCGCGCCGGACAATCCGCCCAGATGCCCCCGACTGCCCATGCTGCGAATGAACACCCCGGGATCCAGGGCGTGGCCGGTCATGCGCACCCGGTCTCCGAGGATGGCCCCGCCGGTGAACGGGCTGGTCGGATCGACGGCGATCACGCCGACCGTTTTCCCCCGCTTCCGCAGCTCACGGATGAGGGCGTCCAGCAAGGTGCTTTTGCCCGCACCGGGAGGACCGGTCACCCCGATGAGATGGGCGCGACCGGTGTGCGGAACCAGTGCTTCCAGGATCTCTTCCCGGGCCGGATCGCCGTTTTCGATGCGGCTGATGAGCCGGGCAATCTGCCGCTTGTCTCCCTGTTTCACCGATTCGGGCATTGCAAACTCCCCCCGGCTTCGGGCTTAGTCCTTCAACAGATAGTTGGCAATGACGACCCGCTGAATTTCGTTGGTGCCCTCGTAAATCTGGGTGATCTTGGCGTCGCGCATCATCCGTTCCACCGGATATTCGCGGGTGTAGCCGTATCCGCCGAAGATCTGCACCGCTTCGGTCGTCACTTTCATCGCCGTGTCTCCGGCGAACAGTTTGGCCATGGCGGACGCCTTGCCGTAGGGCAGGCCTTCACTCTCCAGCCAGGCGGCCTGATAGGTGAGCAGGCGGGCCGCTTCGATTTCGGTGGCCATGTCGGCAAGCTTGAACTGGATGGCTTGCAATTTGGCGATTTCCTTGCCGAACTGTTTCCGCTCTTTGGCGTAGGCAAGTGCCGCGTCAAACGCCCCCTGGGCGATCCCGACGGCTTGGGCGGCAATGCCGTTGCGACCGCCGTCCAGCGTCATCATGGCGATTTTGAAGCCTTCTCCCTCTTCACCCAAACGCTGAGAAACCGGAATGCGGCATTCTTCGAAAATGATCTCCGTCGTGGGGGACGAACGGATGCCCAGCTTTTTCTCTTTCTTGCCGATGCTGAAGCCGGGCGTGCCCTTCTCCACGATGAACGCAGTGATCCCTTTGTGGCGTTTCTCCGGATCGGTCACGGCGAACACCACGTAAATTTCCGCATCGCCTCCGTTGGTGATGAAAATCTTGTTGCCGTTGAGTACGTATTCATCGCCTTCGCGGCGGGCGGTGGTTTTCATGCCCGCGGCGTCCGAACCGGACCCGGGTTCCGTCAGACCGAACGCTCCGAGCTTCTTCCCTTCGGCCAGCGGCTTGAGGTATTTCAATTTCTGCTCGTGGGTGCCGAACTTGTAAATCGGCCAGCTCGCCAGCGACAGATGGGCGGACAGGGTGACCCCGGTGGAGGCGCAGACGCGGGACAGCTCTTCCACGGCGATGACGTAGCTCAGATAATCGGCGCCCGCTCCGCCGTATTCTTCCGGGAACGGGATCCCGGTCAGCCCCAGTTCGCCCATCATGTCGAAGATGGAACGGTCAAACTCTTCCTTCTCGTCGCGTTCCGCCGCGGTGGGCGCCACCACGTCTTCGGCGAACTGGCGCACCATTTTGCGCATCATTTCATGTTCTTCGCTCAATTTGAACTGCATGGCTTCCACTCCTTGCGGATGACCGGTGAAACGTCATCCCTTGATCAATTCGTTGCTGATGACAATCCGCTGGATTTCGTTGGTCCCTTCGTAAATCTGGGTGATCTTGGCGTCACGGAACAGGCGCTCCACCGGATATTCGCGGGTGTAACCGTACCCGCCGAAGATCTGGACCGCCTCGGTGGTCACCTGCATCGCCGTGTCGCTGGCAAACATCTTGGCCATCGACGCCTCCAGCTTGCAGTTGTGCCCTTGCTGGCGGAGATCGGCGGCGCGATAGATCAACAGGCGGGCCGCTTCGATCCGGGTGGCCATGTCGGCCAATTTGAACTGGATCGCCTGAATCTTCGAGAGCGGCTTTCCGAACTGCTTCCGC from Staphylospora marina includes:
- the icmF gene encoding fused isobutyryl-CoA mutase/GTPase IcmF, with product METEAIKPKHNIRFVTAASLFDGHDASINLFRRLLQASGVEVIHLGHNRSVDEIVKAAIQEDVQGIAVSSYQGGHMEFFKYMIDLLRERGASHIKVFGGGGGVIVPREIRELEAYGVAKIFSPQDGREMGLQGIINHMIRETDFSVVRGITDEPARALSGDKQAIARLITLVEEAAEQESLKETASTVLEELKRSSGVEKVIPVVGITGTGGAGKSSLTDELVRRFVNDFPDKRVAVLSVDPSKQKSGGALLGDRIRMNSVNHPNVYMRSLATRRTRSELSGGIRETIEIAKRTGHDLVIVETSGIGQGNSDIVGVSDVAVYVMTSEYGAPSQLEKIEMLDFADLVAINKFDRKGSEDALRDVKKQYRRNHNLFHEPDEDIPVYGTMASRFNDPGTNLFYRALIDTINKKTGTDWESKLEVKGQKPEVRHIIPPERTYYLREIAQTVRKYHEDSKQQSELASRLYQLKGTEELLSGEKDADGLRERLKAKIREIEERLTPENRKLLDEWPNIAEMYRQPELVTKVRDREIRSPLFTETLAGTKVPKVALPKFRDWGELLRWLHKENLPGRFPFTAGVFPLKRTDEDPKRQFAGEGTPERTNKRFHYLSRNDSAKRLSTAFDSVTLYGEDPDERPDIYGKVGESGVSICTLDDMKKLYAGFDLCAPNTSVSMTINGPAPIILAMYFNTAIDQQLEKFREEHGRDATLEEAEEIRKRTLQTVRGTVQADILKEDQGQNTCIFSTEFALKMMGDIQEYFIENKVRNYYSVSISGYHIAEAGANPITQLAFTLANAFTYVEYYLSRGMKIDDFAPNLSFFFSNGLDAEYSVIGRVARRIWSVVMKHKYGANERSQKLKYHIQTSGRSLHAQEIDFNDIRTTLQALMAIYDQCNSLHTNAYDEAITTPTEESVRRAMAIQLIITKELGLAKNENPLQGSFIIDELTDLVEEAVLQEFERLSDRGGVLGAMELMYQRGKIQEESLYYEMKKHSGELPIIGVNTFENPNPPEDYEIELTRATPEEKETQLRNLREFQERHKNEAPVALERLKQVARSGGNIFAELMRTVRVASLGQITRALYEVGGQYRRNM
- a CDS encoding TetR/AcrR family transcriptional regulator, translating into MIKDRRLIQQRRRQIIDGAVRLFVEKGFHRTTTREIARECGLSIGTMYEYIQSKEDVLYLVCEHIHSELESRLKEAVSEKDSGIESLRKSLRQLFRVMDEMRQLVLLIYQETKSLPKEQMKYVLSKEEEITGIFERILEKGERDGTIRVDPSSIKLMAHNIMVMGQMWTFRHWSLGRHYDLDTFTDKQMQLLLGEFTAGGKRNGNGSDQTET
- the meaB gene encoding methylmalonyl Co-A mutase-associated GTPase MeaB; protein product: MPESVKQGDKRQIARLISRIENGDPAREEILEALVPHTGRAHLIGVTGPPGAGKSTLLDALIRELRKRGKTVGVIAVDPTSPFTGGAILGDRVRMTGHALDPGVFIRSMGSRGHLGGLSGAAREAVMVLDAAGYDVILIETVGVGQAELDIMHLADTVVLVLNPTAGDVVQVFKAGIMEIADLFVINKADLPGTKRLRAEIEDLLDLSKHDADWRPPIIETVATRDEGISDWYEKLEEHREFQVASGEWDRRRRLRLENEVRQRMEEEFRKRLEEIWADPKFQEDLQSVARRLKKPGEVAVEWMKRTLRGQSGR
- a CDS encoding acyl-CoA dehydrogenase, with amino-acid sequence MQFKLSEEHEMMRKMVRQFAEDVVAPTAAERDEKEEFDRSIFDMMGELGLTGIPFPEEYGGAGADYLSYVIAVEELSRVCASTGVTLSAHLSLASWPIYKFGTHEQKLKYLKPLAEGKKLGAFGLTEPGSGSDAAGMKTTARREGDEYVLNGNKIFITNGGDAEIYVVFAVTDPEKRHKGITAFIVEKGTPGFSIGKKEKKLGIRSSPTTEIIFEECRIPVSQRLGEEGEGFKIAMMTLDGGRNGIAAQAVGIAQGAFDAALAYAKERKQFGKEIAKLQAIQFKLADMATEIEAARLLTYQAAWLESEGLPYGKASAMAKLFAGDTAMKVTTEAVQIFGGYGYTREYPVERMMRDAKITQIYEGTNEIQRVVIANYLLKD